The following proteins come from a genomic window of Persephonella sp.:
- the accC gene encoding acetyl-CoA carboxylase biotin carboxylase subunit, producing MRKKRIKKVLVANRGEVATRIIRACKELGIRTVAIYSEADHNGIWVKKADESYMIPGDPVKAYLNFYKIVDLARQTRCDAIHPGYGFLSENADFARYCQKRGIIFIGPKPEHIELFGDKIKSKIAMREVGVPVLPGTDEPIIDIEKAKKVAKEIGFPVIIKAAYGGGGRGMRIVEKEENFEELFRSATSEAEKFFGKGDVFIEKYVKNPRHIEIQIMADKYGNVIHLGERDCSIQRRHQKVVEIAPSPRLNEEVRRELFRVAVKSMFKLGYESVGTLEFLVDEEDNFYFIEMNTRLQVEHTVTETVTGVDLVQRMIDIAEGKKLPFLQEDISFRGYAIEFRINAEDPEKGFAPSPGRITSYYSPGGPGVRIDAAVYKDYIIPPYYDSMIAKLTVWALTWDRTVKRARRALDEFQVRGVPTNLPLLRQIVRDKDFMEGRFDTGYIDKKLPKFKLKPEEGDPEDLATVIAAAIAAYHRL from the coding sequence ATGAGAAAGAAAAGAATAAAGAAAGTTCTTGTTGCAAACAGAGGAGAAGTAGCAACAAGAATAATAAGAGCGTGTAAAGAGCTTGGGATAAGAACAGTTGCGATCTATTCAGAAGCAGATCACAACGGTATATGGGTGAAAAAAGCTGACGAATCTTACATGATACCGGGAGATCCTGTAAAAGCATACCTTAACTTCTACAAAATCGTTGATCTTGCAAGACAGACAAGGTGTGATGCTATTCACCCCGGTTACGGATTTTTATCAGAAAATGCAGACTTTGCAAGATACTGCCAGAAAAGGGGGATCATTTTCATAGGACCAAAACCGGAACATATTGAGCTATTTGGAGACAAAATAAAATCCAAAATAGCGATGAGAGAGGTTGGAGTTCCTGTCCTTCCTGGAACAGACGAACCAATCATAGATATAGAAAAGGCAAAAAAAGTTGCCAAGGAAATTGGATTTCCTGTTATTATCAAAGCAGCATACGGCGGCGGCGGAAGGGGAATGAGAATAGTAGAAAAAGAGGAGAATTTTGAAGAACTGTTCAGATCTGCAACAAGTGAGGCTGAAAAGTTCTTCGGGAAAGGAGATGTTTTTATAGAAAAGTATGTGAAGAACCCCAGACATATTGAAATTCAGATTATGGCTGACAAATACGGGAATGTGATTCACCTTGGAGAAAGGGACTGTTCTATACAAAGGAGACATCAAAAAGTTGTAGAAATAGCACCTTCCCCAAGACTAAATGAGGAAGTAAGAAGGGAGCTTTTCAGGGTTGCAGTAAAATCTATGTTTAAACTTGGTTATGAAAGTGTTGGAACTTTAGAGTTTCTTGTTGACGAGGAAGATAACTTTTATTTTATAGAGATGAACACAAGACTTCAGGTTGAACACACTGTAACAGAAACTGTTACAGGCGTAGATCTTGTCCAGAGAATGATTGATATAGCAGAAGGTAAAAAACTACCATTCCTGCAAGAGGACATCAGTTTCAGGGGTTATGCTATAGAGTTCAGAATAAATGCTGAAGATCCTGAGAAGGGTTTTGCACCATCTCCGGGAAGAATAACATCTTACTATTCGCCAGGTGGACCGGGAGTTAGGATTGATGCTGCTGTTTACAAAGATTACATAATACCCCCTTACTACGACTCTATGATTGCGAAACTGACGGTATGGGCTCTTACATGGGATAGGACTGTAAAAAGGGCAAGGAGAGCCCTTGATGAATTTCAGGTGAGGGGTGTTCCAACAAACCTTCCTCTTCTAAGGCAGATAGTAAGGGATAAAGATTTTATGGAAGGAAGGTTTGACACAGGTTACATAGACAAAAAACTTCCAAAGTTCAAACTTAAACCTGAAGAGGGAGATCCTGAAGATCTTGCTACAGTTATAGCGGCAGCGATTGCTGCTTACCACAGACTATAA
- the eno gene encoding phosphopyruvate hydratase, translating to MSIIVDVRGREVLDSRGNPTVEAQVVLESGVVASAIVPSGASTGETEAVELRDGDKNRFKGKGVLKAVENINEKIADAIIGEESTDQVEIDRIMLELDGTENKSNLGANAILAVSLAVARASAIELEIPLYRYIGGTNAKVLPVPLMNVINGGVHADNNLDFQEFMIVPVFGGKDPDNPKFSEALRCGVEIFHTLKQVLKEKGHSTNVGDEGGFAPNLKSTKEALDILMEAIKKAGYEPGEDVLLAIDAASTEFYDKEKGVYRFEGEELSADDMVTIYEEIEGTYPLISLEDGMAEDDIEGWKKLTQALGNKIQLVGDDLFTTNPKLIKKGIEQGIANSVLVKLNQIGSLTETLDAIELAKTASYTNVISHRSGETEDTFIADLAVGVNAGQIKTGSASRTDRIAKYNQLLRIEEELGDNAVFKGKEVFARFIR from the coding sequence ATGTCAATAATAGTAGATGTTAGAGGAAGAGAGGTTTTAGATTCAAGGGGAAATCCAACTGTTGAAGCACAAGTGGTTCTTGAAAGCGGTGTTGTGGCATCTGCTATAGTCCCAAGCGGGGCATCTACAGGAGAAACAGAGGCTGTTGAGCTTAGAGACGGGGACAAAAACAGATTTAAAGGGAAAGGTGTGCTAAAAGCTGTAGAAAACATAAATGAAAAGATAGCCGATGCAATCATAGGGGAAGAATCAACAGATCAGGTTGAGATAGACAGAATTATGTTGGAACTTGACGGAACAGAAAACAAATCAAACCTTGGAGCAAATGCCATTCTTGCTGTATCTCTGGCTGTTGCAAGGGCATCAGCTATTGAGCTTGAGATACCCCTTTACAGATATATAGGAGGAACAAACGCAAAGGTTTTGCCTGTTCCTCTTATGAATGTGATAAACGGAGGAGTTCATGCAGACAACAATCTTGATTTTCAGGAGTTCATGATAGTTCCTGTATTTGGGGGAAAAGATCCAGACAATCCAAAATTCAGCGAAGCCCTCAGATGCGGCGTTGAGATCTTTCATACCTTAAAGCAGGTTCTTAAGGAAAAAGGGCACTCAACAAATGTTGGTGATGAAGGAGGATTTGCACCAAACCTCAAATCTACAAAAGAAGCCCTTGACATATTAATGGAGGCTATCAAAAAGGCAGGTTATGAGCCTGGAGAAGATGTTCTACTTGCTATAGATGCAGCATCTACAGAGTTTTATGATAAAGAAAAAGGGGTTTACAGGTTTGAAGGTGAAGAGCTTTCGGCTGATGACATGGTAACTATATATGAAGAGATAGAAGGAACTTACCCCCTTATTTCCCTTGAAGACGGAATGGCTGAGGATGACATAGAGGGTTGGAAAAAGCTGACACAGGCTTTAGGGAACAAAATACAGCTTGTAGGTGATGATCTTTTTACAACCAATCCAAAGCTTATAAAGAAAGGGATTGAGCAGGGTATCGCAAACTCAGTGCTTGTAAAATTAAACCAGATCGGCAGTTTAACCGAAACATTAGATGCCATTGAGCTGGCAAAAACAGCAAGCTACACAAATGTTATCTCCCATAGATCGGGAGAAACGGAGGATACATTTATAGCTGACCTTGCTGTTGGAGTTAATGCGGGACAGATAAAAACAGGTTCTGCATCAAGAACAGACAGGATAGCAAAATACAATCAACTGCTCAGAATAGAAGAAGAACTGGGAGATAATGCAGTATTTAAAGGAAAAGAGGTTTTCGCAAGATTTATCAGATAG
- a CDS encoding septum formation initiator family protein, whose product MQYLKEKRFSQDLSDRIKRYIGVDSVLLLFSLLFFLYFVYIIFFGEKNIFKLIQKERYRSQLKAQITQLERDNHNLQEKIRYLKNDRFFIEKKAREDLGLVKEGEEIYVIVDGKERKNKKEERWIDRVIQKYQEFRLR is encoded by the coding sequence ATGCAGTATTTAAAGGAAAAGAGGTTTTCGCAAGATTTATCAGATAGAATAAAAAGATATATAGGGGTGGACTCTGTCCTTCTCCTTTTTTCTCTCCTTTTTTTCCTATATTTTGTTTATATCATCTTTTTTGGAGAAAAAAATATATTCAAGTTAATACAAAAGGAAAGATACAGATCCCAGCTGAAAGCCCAGATAACCCAGCTCGAAAGAGATAATCATAATCTTCAAGAAAAGATCAGATATCTAAAAAATGACAGATTTTTTATAGAAAAAAAAGCCAGAGAGGATCTTGGACTTGTGAAGGAAGGTGAAGAGATTTATGTTATTGTTGACGGTAAAGAAAGAAAAAACAAAAAAGAGGAAAGATGGATAGACAGGGTAATACAGAAATATCAAGAATTCAGGCTGAGGTAG